The genomic interval ACGGCAGCATGAAGAAACCCGCGGTGAATATCTCGCCGATGAAGAGGGCCGCTGCCAGAACGATCCACGCCCAAAGCCACGGTCCGAACTCGTACATGCTTCCTCCTCGGCTCAAGAACTGAGGTCCGGTCAGTAAGTGCTTTCCCCTTTTGCCACGGCAGCGCCACCCCGCCTGCCAACGATTCCAGCATATCCCAACCGGGTTGTGCCGCCACTGCACTACAACGGAGGACCGGTCGCATCCGATGCGCTCGGCCGTTCGCCCGCCTCTCCGGGCCTCCGGGAAAGCGCACCGAACAGGTGCCCGTTTCCTCCTAGGAATCCGTTGAGGAGTGGGTATAAAATGCACTAAGAACATGCGCAATATGCGCTTTACCCGAGGAGTGGTTCGTCATGGGTATCTCTCCAAACGTCGGGGCGACCATCGGTCACACACCGGTCGTGTTCCTGAACAGGCTGGCTGCAGGACTTCCGGCACGCGTCGCGGTCAAGCTGGAGTCCCGCAATCCGGGTGGCTCGGTCAAAGACCGCATCGGACTCGGGATGATCGATGCCGCCGAACGTGACGGTCGCATCGAGCGCGGAGTGACAACGATCGTGGAGCCGACCTCCGGCAACACGGGCATCGCGCTGGCGATGCTCGGTGCCGAGCGCGGATACCACGTCGTGCTCACGATGCCCGAGAGTATGAGCGTGGAGCGCCGTCGCCTGGTCGCCGCATTCGGGGCAGAGATCGTGCTCACGCCCGCGGGCGGGGGGATGCAGGGGGCCCTCGACGAGGCCGAGCGCATCCTTGGCGAACGTCCTGACGCATTCATTCCCGGGCAGTTCGACAACCCGGCCAACCCTGCCGCCCACTACGCCACCACCGGTCCGGAGGTCGACGAGGGCCTCGCGGGACTGGCAATCGGCGCCTTCGTCGCGGGCGTGGGGACAGGCGGCACCGTGTCCGGCGTCGGCCGATACCTGAAGGAGAATCGTCCAGGCACGCGAATCGTCGCCGTCGAGCCGGCGGAGTCACCGCTCATCAGCCAGACACGCGCAGGCGAGGCGCTCAAGCCCGGCCCGCATCTCATTCAAGGCATCGGCGCCAACTTCATTCCCAGGACGCTCGACCTCGACGTCTTGGACGAGGTCCTCACCGTAGAGGGGCAGCAGGCGATCGCGGTGGCACGTCGTCTTGCCGCCGAGGAGGGACTGCTCGTAGGCATATCGAGTGGTGCCAACGTCGATGCGGCGCTGCGTATCGCCGCCCGGCCGGAGATGGCCGGCACGGTCATCGTGACCGTCGCCCCTTCCACTGGAGAGCGCTACTTGTCCACGGCGCTGTGGGAAGGCATCGGCTGATGCGCGTCTCGCAGCGGCTCGACTATGCGCTGCGCGCGGTTGTCGAGATCGCCAGGTCTCGCGATGGGTCGCCGGTGCCCGCCGGTGCCATCGCCGAGCGGCTCGGACTGCCTCGGCGTTTTGTCGAACAGCAAGTGAGCGCTCTCGCTCGCCGGGATATCGTCGCGTGTCAACGCGGGGCGAAAGGCGGGTGCGGGCTCGCGCGGCGAGCCTCGGAGATCACGATCGGCGATGTCGTTCGCGCAATCGAGGGCGAGGTTCTCGACGTGCCGGTCTCGGACGGGTCTGCGGTCGGCGATGCATGGGTGTCGCTGGCCGGCAGGTGGTATGAAGTGCTCGAAGAAGTCACCTTGGACGAGCTGGCGCACGCGCAGGATGAGTTGGAGAGGCGGTCCTCGGCCACGTACTACATCTAATCTAGCTCCGAATGCATATCCTGCTGTCTGAGCAGGGTATCCTATGCTTCCCGTGCCTACCCCAATCTGCTATTCTCCTAAGGTCTTACGGTGCGCACCGCAGGGATTGCGGGGCGCACCATGCTCAGGGCACAAAATGGCTTGCAGGTATATTGCGGAAACGCACGGGAGCAAGAGGAGGTTCGCATGACAGTAGGCAAGAGCAAGCTGCTTCTCGCCCTCGTCGCGGTGCTCGTTATGGTGGCCATGGTGGTTACCGGTTGCGGCACCAAGACCGAGGACGCGGACAGCGGTACGGGCGACGAGCTCGTCACCGTCAAGTTGGGTGTTGGAGCACCGCTCACGCAGGGCGCTGTTGCACTCGGAAAGGGCATCGAGCGCGGTGCCATGCTCGCGATTGACGATGCAGCCGCCGAACTCGAGGCTGCCGGCATCAAGGTCGAGGCGTTCGTCGTCGACGACCAGGGCGACCCCAAGGTCGGCGTGAACGTCGCCAACCAGCTCGCCAGTGATCCGGCCGTCATCGGTGTCGATGGCCACCTGAACTCCGGTGTGTCCATCCCCGGTTCTGCCGTGTACAACCAGGCCGGCTTTGTCCAGATCTCGCCGGCTTCCACGAACCCGCAGCTCACCCTGCAGGGTTTCAAGAACGTCTTCCGCGTTTGCACCATCGACCCGGTTCAGGGTTCGTTCGCTGCCGACGCCGCGCTGAACCAGCTCGGCTTCAAGAGCGCGTTCGTCGTCGACGACTCCACCCCTTACGGTGAGGGTCTTGCCGATGAGTTCGCCAAGGCGTTTGAAGCCGCTGGCGGCAAGACGCTCGGTCGCGAGAAGACCGGCGACAAGGACACCGACTTCAACGCTCTGGTCACCAAGATCAAGGCCGAGAAGCCGGACGCCATCTACTACGGCGGCATCTACAACGCTGGCGCGCTCTTCGCCAAGCAGGCTTCCGAGGGTGGCTTCGAGGGCTCGTTCTTCTCAGGCGACGGCATCTACAGCCCGGACTACATCTCCCTGGCTGGCGCTGCGAACGCCGAGGGCGACCTCTGCACGTCTGTCGGCCTGCCGCTCGACCAGCAGCCGAAGGGCGAGGAGTTCAAGACCAAGTTCGCCGCGAAGTACCCCGGCGAAGAGATCCAGGCGTACGACACCTACGCATATGATGCAGCGTGGGTCATCCTCCAGGCCGTCAAGACGGTTGCCACGGACATGGGTGCCGACAAGGTGACGACCACCGAGGGCAAGCAGGCCATCATCGACGCTGTGGCCGCGACGAACCTCGAGGGTATCACCGGTGCGGTGTCCTTCGACGCCAACGGCGACACGACGAACAAGGCCATCACGCTCTACGTTGTCAAGAACGGCGAATGGGTTCCCTACGAGTAGGTAGGCGATCAAGCAGTCCCGCATAGCACTGGGACCCGGGCGAGCGGTTACTCCGCTCGCCCGGGTTCTTGTGGGAGTCTCGGGACAACTCCCGCACACCGTCCGTTTGCTCAGACGGCCCGAAGACAGGTGAATCGCACGTGTCGATAGCGATTATCGGACAGCAGCTCGTCAACGGTTTGACCCTTGGGGGTATGTACGCGCTCATTGCGCTAGGCTACACGCTCGTTTACGGCATCATGCTGATGATCAACTTCGCTCACAGCGAGATGTTCATGGGAGGCGCGTTCGTCGGCCTCTTCGTGTTCACGGCTCTGGGCAAGATCGCGTTCTTCACGGGAAGCACGATTGGACTGGTGCTTCTCTTCGCATTGACATTCCTCGCCGCAGGCAT from Actinomycetota bacterium carries:
- the cysK gene encoding cysteine synthase A, yielding MGISPNVGATIGHTPVVFLNRLAAGLPARVAVKLESRNPGGSVKDRIGLGMIDAAERDGRIERGVTTIVEPTSGNTGIALAMLGAERGYHVVLTMPESMSVERRRLVAAFGAEIVLTPAGGGMQGALDEAERILGERPDAFIPGQFDNPANPAAHYATTGPEVDEGLAGLAIGAFVAGVGTGGTVSGVGRYLKENRPGTRIVAVEPAESPLISQTRAGEALKPGPHLIQGIGANFIPRTLDLDVLDEVLTVEGQQAIAVARRLAAEEGLLVGISSGANVDAALRIAARPEMAGTVIVTVAPSTGERYLSTALWEGIG
- a CDS encoding Rrf2 family transcriptional regulator; amino-acid sequence: MRVSQRLDYALRAVVEIARSRDGSPVPAGAIAERLGLPRRFVEQQVSALARRDIVACQRGAKGGCGLARRASEITIGDVVRAIEGEVLDVPVSDGSAVGDAWVSLAGRWYEVLEEVTLDELAHAQDELERRSSATYYI
- a CDS encoding branched-chain amino acid ABC transporter substrate-binding protein — its product is MTVGKSKLLLALVAVLVMVAMVVTGCGTKTEDADSGTGDELVTVKLGVGAPLTQGAVALGKGIERGAMLAIDDAAAELEAAGIKVEAFVVDDQGDPKVGVNVANQLASDPAVIGVDGHLNSGVSIPGSAVYNQAGFVQISPASTNPQLTLQGFKNVFRVCTIDPVQGSFAADAALNQLGFKSAFVVDDSTPYGEGLADEFAKAFEAAGGKTLGREKTGDKDTDFNALVTKIKAEKPDAIYYGGIYNAGALFAKQASEGGFEGSFFSGDGIYSPDYISLAGAANAEGDLCTSVGLPLDQQPKGEEFKTKFAAKYPGEEIQAYDTYAYDAAWVILQAVKTVATDMGADKVTTTEGKQAIIDAVAATNLEGITGAVSFDANGDTTNKAITLYVVKNGEWVPYE